Genomic DNA from Pelosinus sp. UFO1:
ATAAAGTTATAGTTTCTTCTTTCTCGGTATTTGATCAGTTTGTCCCCCCGAGGAAAGTTAACAGAGATTCAAAAATAGAGGATGGTTCCCGCTATGTCTATGGTGGACCACTAAATGGCATAAATTCATCTAGTTTGACTACTGTTATTCAGATTTTGTTAGAAACCTTTTATAAGACGAAAAAAAATAATGAACAATATAATGCATATAGAAAGATGTTAGAGGTAATTGGATACGGAGATATTCAATATCTAGAGTTTTCCTTAAATTCAGATAATTATGGAATAGGTTCGCGCTATCAGGATAAGTTACTTGAAAATGAAGAGTATCACGTAGAATACAATAATCGAAAAAAACTACGAGAGAAAACTCGGAGAATTAGAATAAAAAAATCCAATTTCCCTCATCGAGCTGGATATATTGTCGCAATAGACGATATTGACGAGTGTCTTTTTGAGCTGATGCTTGATGTTATAGCACAAGGGTTTTGTCCAATACGCGATGTCTGGATACGTAAAGATAATTCTGTTGTACCACTATCACGTATGAGTTCCGGGGAGTTAACAATGCTATTCAGGTTTTTTCCTCTAATTTCAGAAATTACTCATAACTCACTTGTTTTGATTGATGAGCCTGAGACACATTTGCACCCCAAGTGGGTGCAACGATATATTTATCATTTGGTAAAAATCTTCAGTAGCTTTAAGGCTCATATTATTTTGGCTACACATTCTCCACTAATCACAGCAGATGTTCCTGTAGAATGTATTGTGGGATTGATGAGAGACAGTCACAATATAATAAGTCAATATCCCATTCCGGAGAAAACTTTGGGTGGAAATCCTGAAGATATTATGAAAGCCGTTTTTGGCTTAAACCAAATAAATAGTGAATTTACAAACGGTATAATGGAAAAAATTTCGCAGCTCCTAGGAGAGCAGAAAAGGGATACTGCTTTAGAGTTATATAGTAATTTAAGTAACACAACTGAAAAATATAATCTATTTTTGAAAATTAGGGATAAATTGGAGTAGAACTATGTGGAAGATACAAACAACAAAAATCAATGAAATATATAGATTTACCGATTACTTCATAAAGGATTTAATGGACTGGGCTATTGCTAACCCTAATATTCAATGCACAGAGTTTGATACAATACAGAGTACAAAAATTAATGATAAGCTAAAAAGTCTTGCAGAAAGATATGAAGTCTTAAGACGAATCATGTCTCAATTATCCTGTGCACCGGATATTAAAAACATATCAGAAGCATATGTAATGTGTACAACTTGCTACAAAGATATTCTGAATGGAAGTATGAACTCTCCATTATTAGAAGCTGAAACTAAGACGATGGTTATAAAAGCTTTTAGGTATTTTTATAACTACTTGATTGACCAAGAATATTTCTGGCATACTTATAATCAATACGATCCATTTGTCTCTAAGTCGCAATTTAGGCAGGATGTAGGGATGAAAAGGAAGGTTTGTCCGTATTGTGATGCTAGTAAAATTACTACTTCTCGGCGAACAAACACTGATCATTTTTTGCCAATAACGCAAGTTCCTTTGCTGGGAATATATTGGGAGAATTTGATTGTATCATGTGTTTCTTGTAATAATATTTTGGTTAAGGGAGATGATTTTAAGCTTCCGATAACACATCCCTTTTTTGACGAAACAGCAGATCATGTCTTTTTTTCGTTTGATGATAAATTACATACTATTGATATAAATGGTGCTACAGATGCCGAAAAGAATTTTATCGAAGTTTTTAAGTTAAAAGATACATATAAAAATGAATGGGATCAAGTAAGTTTTACTCACAAATTGTTGACGAAAAGAATTATTAAACGGTTTAAGAATACTCCTAATAAGGATGACATACCTTTGCTTATAAATGAAGAAGTTGCAGATTACATGGCGATATTATATGATTTTGTACGGCGAAAAGAGTATACAAAATTAAATCTCGAGGTTTGTAATTATTTTAAAGCACTTCATCTAGATGCGTTTACTAGCTACTTATTATTTGAAGAGACTCTTTAAAGTATGTTATTTTCAGAAGACGAAAAAAATTTGCCGTTACCAATGATACGGTGAAACGTATCATTGGTAACGGCAAAAAACTATAATAAAGACACAGCCTATCCCTTAGCGCAACAGGGCCGTGTCTTTTGACAGATATCCACTCAGTTGACCGAGTAATTGAGACAGGTACGTTGACACTTGAGTAAGAAAAAGCTAAATTTAAAAGAAAAACCGCCCATTACAGCGGAGCATTTTAGCACATTCATTTTTATAAAATAACAACAGCTTTTCCACTTTACTTTCTCTTGCAATCCCCATAAAAAGTAATATAATTAGTAATAGGTGGAAATTAAAAAGTCGCCGTGTCCTAAGAGTGTTGGCGCACTCCTAGGCACGAGCAGGTGAACAGAGCACCTACACGTAACAGCTAGCTGTCTACGACGACAATTTATTATACCGTGAACTTTCCTTGAAGACAAGGGATGGTATGTTCGGGGGATAATAGGATTGTGGTGTATTGGCAGAGGCTTTGCGTCTGCATGCAATCAAGATGAAGCAAAGCGCATGTGTAGGTTGAATAGACCTCGCATGCGCTTTTTAATTTCCCCCAAAACAGCTGTTTGCTGGTTTCTTCTATCTGCAAAGACGGATAGAAGAAACTTCATGCAGTATGAAGATGGGGGGATATATAGTGGTGTCAGTAGAAGGTAAGAGATGGGTAATGCTTATAAAAAGAAGATTACATGGAGTACACGGATAAGGACAATTGATTAAGGAGATAGCAGGAGTTCATTTTAAATACTAAGGAGAGGATTATTGTGAAAAAAGAAAGCCTTTTTGAATGTGCAATGGATTCTATGGAGGATATTAGCCTTAACATACCACTACAGCAAATATCAAACGACTATTATTATTCCAATATAGCGGCTAAAGAATATGAAGAGGAACTACGTGCAGCACTCCCACAGAATTTACACCTCATTTTAAGTAGGCTTGCGGATAAAAACAATGAAAGGGAAGCAGCGAGTATGGCTGTTAGTTATCGGCAAGGGTTTTCTGACTCCATACGATTTATTATGCAGGCATTGTCCTGGGAGCCGTCAAGGCGGTGATTTTTTGGCAATTAAATGAAAGGTACTCTGTAAAGGGTGCCTTTATTTGAAAATGATAACGTCCCTATCCTCAGAGTGCCGAGGGTAGGGACGTTATCATTTGTATTGGGTCGCTCACGATTCGATAATATATGCACTAACGATCTCTCCGTAATAAGCGGTATGAAAATCCTTGTTTCTACTGTGAAAGGAACTATCAACGTCCTGTGGGTAAAAGATAGTCTTGTTTTCTTCTGTAATTTCACACTCATCTTGTTTTTGCTTGTATATAACCCTACACTCAAGCGTTAAAGGAAGTTCCTTAATAGCAGGAACAGAAACAGTATTAGGTGTTTCAAGTGTCAAGTTAAGTTCTTTGATTTTATCAATTGTACGACCGGATTTTGTCCCGCAAATCGCTAATATCTTTTTGTCAAAAGCACCATATGGTATATTTATTGTGAATTCAGGATTTTTATCAAGTTGATGTTTTGTAAAACGATTTTCTCTAACGAAAACGGTAAAAATGGGTTTTGCCCATTCAATTCCGAGTGTACCCCAAGAAATAGTCATAGAGTTTACTTTGTCATCTACCTTCGTCGTCACCAAAACACCTGTTTTGACCGCTTTCATAATTTCATTCGCATAATCAAATACTTCAATCTTTTTTTTCATAGTGCTAAGCCTCCTTGAAACTTCGATGTTTCTATGGTAAACTAATATGCGCTTGATAACAAGTATGCACTTTTTTGTGAGATACTATCCAAAAGGAGAGTATGTGTATGGTTCAAGAAGATGAGGTATTTTCCGCACCATTTGAATATACATTGTCAATCATTGGTGGAAAGTGGAAAATGATTATAATGTTTTGGTTGTCTAAACGAAAAATAATAAGATATGGAGAATTAAAAAAATTAATAAAAGGTATTACTCATAAAATGTTAAGTAGCCAACTAAAAGAACTTGAACATGAAGGAATTATTATTCGCAAAGAATATCATCAAGTTCCACCTAAAGTAGAATATTCTTTGTCAGAGAAAGGCTGGACTCTTATGCCTATATTAGAGGAAATGTGCAAATGGGGACATTTGTATTTTGAAGACAAATAATTTTGAAATGAGTACCGCCCCTATCCTCAGTAGATTGGGGGTAGAGGCGGTTTTGTGCTTTTAAACTGCTTTATCAAGTTTATGTTCCTTTCTGAGCGTAGCATTTTTTCTGATTTTGATCGTACCGATAATAATCTCTGGAAGTAAGACAAAGAATAGGCCGATATAACCAACGGAACCGTATCCCTTGACAACGATATTCGTTAAGCCAAAGACAGAGATACCTGTGCATATTACGATAGTAATAAGAGAAATGGCGATTCTACGAGTTCTCAATTGTTTGAAAATATTTCTTTTACTCAACACGGGCTCGAAACGAGCGACTGTAGAAAATATTAAGGAAATTGCAGTACCTAGTAATGCTACAAACAAAATGACACTGTATAGAATTTTTAGCCAAGGCAAGTCAAGTTTGGTAGTGACAAAATATACTGGTAATGTCTGATTGAGAACTTCTGGGGAAAAGCCTAGCAGCATGATACAAATAATTGCTAGAAATCCACCGTTTAGAATCGTGCCAAACAGCATAAACCGATTGCAGTCCTGAGTCGTTTTAATATTATGCGAGACAGAGATGATTGGTAGCACTGTGAAAGCTTGAAAGCCAATGTAAATTAACATATGCCAAACCGCATCTCCTAAGCTGGTATCAAAGGTTTCATGAGTAGCCAGAATTCGCTCGAAATTAAAGGCACCCATTTGAATACCTAGTACGCAGAGAAGTAGAAGGGTAACGATGATAAAGTACGTCTTAAGATTTAAGACTTTAATAATTAATTCGCTGCCAAATATGGTTAATAACAATACAATAAGTCCCACGGCTACGATGCCGATTCCATAAGGAATTCCCAGAGAACTATTTAATAGGGCACCTGAACCTGCAATGGAAGTACTTACACCACATACAATCAACAGGATAAAACCCAACTCAAATATAAGGGAAAAATATTTTTCATAAGGGTGAAAAAGAGCATCACAAAAACTTTTATAATCATAGGTTTTATAATCTTTTGCCAAGACCAGTGCATTCCGATGCCCCCATCCTAACAATAGCATGGCAATCAGAGGGAGAAAAAGTGAGTACCAGCCATATTTTACAAAGTAATTAACTTCTTGGTTCCCGGTAGCAAAGCCTCCGCCACTATGGGTTGCAAACCATACAGCCGCCATGGCAAATGCTGTTCCTATTGAACCAGATTTTGAATTTCCCATATTTTCTCATCCTCTCTTTGGTGTTTTTATTACATAGAAAAGCCCCTATTGACATGATGTCAATAGGGGCGACAATATCGCGGTACCACCCTACATTAGGCTCGTAGTTCAGCCAAACGTAAATACAATGGCTGATATCCTATAACGCGGATGTACGCTTTTGCCTAACGAAGTTAAATTCCTACCTTCAGCAAAAGAATTCATGGGCGAGTTTCGCAAAAAATGTCTGTACCGGTTTTCACCAACCACCGGATCTCTGAAACAGAATCATAGTTGCTTTTTCCCAATCATTATTTTTAAATCGATTTTAAATTTTGTAAACATTACACGCCTGCAGGACGAAGTAATTATTATAATAGTACACTTGTTAACAAATTGTCAATAAAATATTGAATAAAGATGAAATTAGTATTTTGTAATAATACAAACGTTCTTCACATAAAGATAGTGAGAATAATAGGAATTCCATTGTTAATGAAATCTAGGTAGAGTTTTGTTGGTTAAGTTACGATCCGTAGATAATTAGCCTTATAAGAGACTTTCACTATAAAGGAAAAGAGGCTATTACAAAACTCAAACGAGTTCTGAATAGCCTCTTCGAATAGTTCCATATTCTATTTTATTACTTTAAAGTGTGTATATAATCAATAAGATCTTTAAATTGTGCACCATTCTTATCAATTACTGGTTTAACGGCTGCTTGCCACTCAGCTACGTTCTCAACAGGAGTAATTGTAACGCCAGCAGCTTTAATTTTTGCGTTGGATTTTTCCTCATATTTAGCCCATTCTTCCTTTTCTGTAGTAACAGAAGCAGTAGCGGCATCTTGAATAATCTTTTGATCAGCCGGTGAAAATTTCTTCCACATAGCTAAGTTCATCAAAAGTACTTCAGGAACACGTTGATGTCCATCTAAAATATAATTTTTCGCAACTGTATAATGGTTTGCAGATTCAAAGGAAGGTGCATTATTTTCGGCAGCATCAATTGTACCAGTCTGTAATGCTCCAAATACATCACCATATGGCATTACAATAGGATTTGCACCTAGAGCAGTAACCATCTCAAGGGTAATTGCACTTTGTTGTACGCGTATTTTTTGACCTTTCAAGTCGGAAAGCTTGGTAAGAGGCTTGCTGGAATAGAAGCTTCTAGCGCCAGACTCATAGTAAGCCAATCCCATCATATTAGACGATTGAAGGTCTTTTAGCAGTTTCTGCCCTTTTTCGCTATCCAAAAATGCCCATTCTTGTTTTGAGTCTGTAAATAAATATGGAAGAGCAAACAATCCCATTTGGGGGTTGAAGGAGGTAAGTGTAGCACTGCTAACTCTTGTCATATCAACGGTACCACCTGTTTGAACCTGACTTACAACTGAGTTTTCGTCACCTAATGTTCCGCCAGGATAAACTTCAACATTAATTCTGCCGTTTGAGGCTTGTTTAACAAGTTCTGCAAATTTCTTGTCACCTAATGTTGTCGGATAGTCCGCGGGGTGAGCTTCTGCCAGCCTGATCGTCACTTTTGCTCCTTCACTCGATTTTTCCGCGGTTTTTGAACCTCCTGAGCTACAACCAGTCAACAAAGCAGCACATAGCAGCGTTGCAGTTAGAACGGACAAACTTTTCTTCATTTTCTTAGCTCCTTTTTAATTTGTTATTTTAAATACTTAAATGTATTTAACGCAAGAAATGTGGTAAATACGTAGATAATTGAGGAACGTAGATAATGACCATCAAACAAACAAACAGGATCGCATAGAATGGGACCATGTGTTTGACAGCTCTCCCGATCGGTGTATCTGTCAAGGCACACCCGATAAACAATACAGCTCCATGAGGTGGAATCGTCAAGCCAATTCCTAGGCTGAGCATCATAACAATTCCGAAATGGACAGGGTCTATATGCATGCTAAGTACAACTGGCTTTAAGATTGGTGTCATAATCATAATTAATGGTGCCATATCCATCGGTGCGCTCAGCAAAATCAACAAACAAGCGATGATAAACAATACGATGAGCGGGTTACTGGATATTTGTAATAGAAGTGCAGTAACCATATCGGGTATACGCAAGATTGTTAAAACATAGCTAAATGCTGCAGAAGCTGCCATTAAGAAAAACACAAGAGAGCAGATTCTTAATGTTTTTAATATAATAGGCCAAAACTCTGTAATGGGAATATCGCGATAAAAGAAGAAGGTAATAATGAAAGCGTACAAGCAAGCAATTGCTCCTGCTTCAGTGGCTGTAAACCAACCTGTAAAAATACCCCCGAGAATGATAACGCAAGGCATAATAGAAAATATTCCGTCAAAAATAGTTTTTCCGCGTTCTTCCTGCGGTATTATTTCAATCGTTGTGTAACCATTTCTAATCGCTAGAAATCGACCAGCAGTCATTAAGATTGCACAGATAACGAGACCAGGAAATACACCCGCTAAGAAAAGAGCATTGATAGACGGAGCCGATGCGCCATAAGCAAGGGCATACAAAATCAAATTATGACTTGGTGGAACAACAACACCTTGTATCGCACCAGAAATAGTAAGGCTTGTTGCAAATTCTTTACTATAACCTTTTTTGACCATCTGCGGGATCAAAACAGTACCCACAGAAGCGATATCAGCAGCAGCTGAGCCGGAAATGTTACCAAACAATAGGCAAGCAAGGCAGTTTACCATAGCAAGACCACCCTTAAAGCGGCCAAAACCTAGCAATGCGAATTTTATTAATCGTTTGGCTAGCCCACCTTCACCCATAATTTGACCAGCCAAAATAAAGAACGGAATGGTAAGTAACGCATAGTTATTAAGGCCATCGATCATTTTGTGAGAAATTAACTCAAGACCAAAATCCTCCATTAAAAACACAACTAGGGTGGAGGAGACAATGCATAACGAAATTGGCACTCGTATCAGCATTAACCCAATAAATGTTACTGTAAGTGCAATAATTTCAAGCGTAGTATAATCCATCAATGCCCACCCCCTATTCCTTTATGTCTTTTCAAATCAACACCAAAAAATTGAAATACGCCATAGAACAGAATAAAGACACCTGATACCGGTATTGCGAGAGTTCTGTAAGCTATAGGCAAATCACCCATGGTAGGAATCGTTTGACCAAAGTCGTTTAACATAAGCTTTGATCCATAAACAATCAATATTAATGCAAAAATAATTTCAGTAATCGAAATGACCTTTTCAATATAAAAATTCGTTTTTTCGCTAAAGTCGATAGAAGTAAAAGCTAGGTGTATTCTTTCCCGAAAGCCCATCGCAATGCCCATAAATGAAAACCATATCAGTAAAAATATTGTGATATCTAAAGACCAAGTCGGTGTATAGCTAAACAATTTTCTCGCAAACACTTGAAAACATACAATCACGATCATGGTTAGCAGCAATATCTTTGATAATTCTTCAAAGGCCTTATCGATGGATACAAGTAAATTTGCTATCCAATTTACTCCGTTATTTTGAATTTGAGCGGGTTCTTTTGAATCTGCCAAAATATCATCTCCTCATATATCATTTAATACCAATTCTTACTACTTCACATGGTTTTACCGGCAGAAAGAGCAACAGCTGCAAGAATCTCCGAATCAGGTGATTTTAAAAGCTGCTGCAAGACCAAGAGTTTCGTTAATTCCATCACGTCCTTTCAAACTGCAGCCAGTTGCAGAACTTAATTAACTTAATTTAGTTAGTCTATATATTATGATAATTTGCTATTTGTTTGAAAATTCCTGCTAAATTCTTTATTCCGAATTTTTTATTTTTAAAAGAATGACAGCGGGGACGGTCCCTTTTGTCACATTAGTTTCTCTTCTAAAAAATTGTCAAACAAGGGACAAGGGAATCTCACTGTCAGGTTTCATTCATTTATCACTGGTCGTGAGGAAATCCTCCCGTAACGGTGTGAAAGCATCTACCAGAATTGAATCGTCTTCCAAGGCCACAACGCCATGCCAGACTGTCTTGGCAGCATAGTAACAATCACCCTGTTTGGCAACTTTTGTTTCGTTACCTACAGTAATTTCAAAACTTCCTTTAGCAACATAACCAATTTGCTCATGGTCGTCATGCTTATGCAAAACACCAATTCCACCTTTATCGAAATAAAATTCTACCATCATAATTTGATCCCCGGCGACGAGGACCTTTTGTGATGTTTTGTCACCTGTTTTTTTAATTTGCACGTCTTTGTTGGTTATAATCAAGAAAAATCCTCCTTTATTGTAGGAATCTAAGCTCTATTCCAGCATCCCCCAGTTCCTACTATCAATTATACTTCCAGTTTAATATAATTATCACCCTTTGTCTTGATTGAATATTGTGACAAAATGTTGTTATATTGCGATTTGGGAGTGATCGATTTATCATTGATAAATGATTTTGATTGTTGAACTAACTGCACATCCCCATCAATTTATCTGCCGTCATACCACCCCGGCGTGGAATT
This window encodes:
- a CDS encoding HNH endonuclease — translated: MWKIQTTKINEIYRFTDYFIKDLMDWAIANPNIQCTEFDTIQSTKINDKLKSLAERYEVLRRIMSQLSCAPDIKNISEAYVMCTTCYKDILNGSMNSPLLEAETKTMVIKAFRYFYNYLIDQEYFWHTYNQYDPFVSKSQFRQDVGMKRKVCPYCDASKITTSRRTNTDHFLPITQVPLLGIYWENLIVSCVSCNNILVKGDDFKLPITHPFFDETADHVFFSFDDKLHTIDINGATDAEKNFIEVFKLKDTYKNEWDQVSFTHKLLTKRIIKRFKNTPNKDDIPLLINEEVADYMAILYDFVRRKEYTKLNLEVCNYFKALHLDAFTSYLLFEETL
- the dctP gene encoding TRAP transporter substrate-binding protein; its protein translation is MKKSLSVLTATLLCAALLTGCSSGGSKTAEKSSEGAKVTIRLAEAHPADYPTTLGDKKFAELVKQASNGRINVEVYPGGTLGDENSVVSQVQTGGTVDMTRVSSATLTSFNPQMGLFALPYLFTDSKQEWAFLDSEKGQKLLKDLQSSNMMGLAYYESGARSFYSSKPLTKLSDLKGQKIRVQQSAITLEMVTALGANPIVMPYGDVFGALQTGTIDAAENNAPSFESANHYTVAKNYILDGHQRVPEVLLMNLAMWKKFSPADQKIIQDAATASVTTEKEEWAKYEEKSNAKIKAAGVTITPVENVAEWQAAVKPVIDKNGAQFKDLIDYIHTLK
- a CDS encoding helix-turn-helix domain-containing protein, which translates into the protein MVQEDEVFSAPFEYTLSIIGGKWKMIIMFWLSKRKIIRYGELKKLIKGITHKMLSSQLKELEHEGIIIRKEYHQVPPKVEYSLSEKGWTLMPILEEMCKWGHLYFEDK
- a CDS encoding AAA family ATPase, producing MELKHVFINQYRGIRNLSLNFGIPKSNADLFGDLKISVLVGENGTGKTSIFKLLTLALCPQLNVAEENYSCRIHYTINNQDYKFENGIPESMGINEYPNKVIVSSFSVFDQFVPPRKVNRDSKIEDGSRYVYGGPLNGINSSSLTTVIQILLETFYKTKKNNEQYNAYRKMLEVIGYGDIQYLEFSLNSDNYGIGSRYQDKLLENEEYHVEYNNRKKLREKTRRIRIKKSNFPHRAGYIVAIDDIDECLFELMLDVIAQGFCPIRDVWIRKDNSVVPLSRMSSGELTMLFRFFPLISEITHNSLVLIDEPETHLHPKWVQRYIYHLVKIFSSFKAHIILATHSPLITADVPVECIVGLMRDSHNIISQYPIPEKTLGGNPEDIMKAVFGLNQINSEFTNGIMEKISQLLGEQKRDTALELYSNLSNTTEKYNLFLKIRDKLE
- a CDS encoding flavin reductase family protein, with amino-acid sequence MKKKIEVFDYANEIMKAVKTGVLVTTKVDDKVNSMTISWGTLGIEWAKPIFTVFVRENRFTKHQLDKNPEFTINIPYGAFDKKILAICGTKSGRTIDKIKELNLTLETPNTVSVPAIKELPLTLECRVIYKQKQDECEITEENKTIFYPQDVDSSFHSRNKDFHTAYYGEIVSAYIIES
- a CDS encoding cupin domain-containing protein codes for the protein MIITNKDVQIKKTGDKTSQKVLVAGDQIMMVEFYFDKGGIGVLHKHDDHEQIGYVAKGSFEITVGNETKVAKQGDCYYAAKTVWHGVVALEDDSILVDAFTPLREDFLTTSDK
- a CDS encoding TRAP transporter small permease, whose product is MADSKEPAQIQNNGVNWIANLLVSIDKAFEELSKILLLTMIVIVCFQVFARKLFSYTPTWSLDITIFLLIWFSFMGIAMGFRERIHLAFTSIDFSEKTNFYIEKVISITEIIFALILIVYGSKLMLNDFGQTIPTMGDLPIAYRTLAIPVSGVFILFYGVFQFFGVDLKRHKGIGGGH
- a CDS encoding TRAP transporter large permease, translated to MDYTTLEIIALTVTFIGLMLIRVPISLCIVSSTLVVFLMEDFGLELISHKMIDGLNNYALLTIPFFILAGQIMGEGGLAKRLIKFALLGFGRFKGGLAMVNCLACLLFGNISGSAAADIASVGTVLIPQMVKKGYSKEFATSLTISGAIQGVVVPPSHNLILYALAYGASAPSINALFLAGVFPGLVICAILMTAGRFLAIRNGYTTIEIIPQEERGKTIFDGIFSIMPCVIILGGIFTGWFTATEAGAIACLYAFIITFFFYRDIPITEFWPIILKTLRICSLVFFLMAASAAFSYVLTILRIPDMVTALLLQISSNPLIVLFIIACLLILLSAPMDMAPLIMIMTPILKPVVLSMHIDPVHFGIVMMLSLGIGLTIPPHGAVLFIGCALTDTPIGRAVKHMVPFYAILFVCLMVIIYVPQLSTYLPHFLR